Within Gilvibacter sp. SZ-19, the genomic segment TGTTCCTTCAGAAAACCTAACTGAATATCCGTTAACCAACTACTTAGGTGCTCTGGCATTATCAATTTTAGCTTATAAAGGTTTTACCACAATTACCAATAGTGGTGGTGAAATTATCAATCCTAATAAAAATGTAGGTCGAGCTATCATTATTTCATTGCTTATTTGTACGGTCGTATATATGTTGGTGGCCTTTGCAGTCTCATCTAACCTTTCTATTGATGAAATAATAAAAGCTAAAGACTATTCCTTGGCGGAAGCATCTAGACCTGCTTTTGGAAAGTATGGACTCTGGTTTACAGTCGGTATCGCTATCGTGTCAACAATTTCAGGGGTTATTGCCAGTATTTTTGCTGTTTCGAGAATGACGGCAATGTTGACCGAAAAAGAACTGATACCTCATAAGCATTTCGGGATGCCAGGTCGGTTACAAAAGCATATGCTGGTGTATACGGTTGTCTTAGCATTAGCACTTACCATTTTATTTGACCTAACAAGAATTGCCTCATTGGGAGCAATATTTTACTTAATAATGGATATCGGAATTCATTGGGGCGTACTAAGAAACTTAAGGCAAGATGTAGATGCTAAACCGGCAATATTGATAACTGCAATTTTTCTCGATGTAGTCGTTCTCGGAGCTTTTTTATGGATAAAAGCGAGTAGTGACATTTTAGTTGTGGTTGTTGCAGCAATATTGATGGTGTTAATCTATTTCGGCGAGAAATTGTTTTTAAAAACTAATACTACCTAATGATAGCAAAAAAAATGAAGTAATAATTAATTCAAAAATAAATAGAAATATGAGCTACTACTTTAATAAGACAATCAATGGAACCTTTGAAGGGATTATTGATAAAGTTACACAAAAATTAAAAGAAGAAGGTTTTGGAATACTCACAGAAATTGACGTATCAGAAACCCTGAAGAATAAATTAGACGTGAACTTTAAGAAGTATAAGATTTTGGGAGCGTGCAATCCACCCTATGCCCATAAAGCGTTACAAGCTGAGGATAAGATTGGAACGATGCTACCCTGTAATGTTATAGTTCAGGAAATTGAAGCAGGAGTTTTTGAAGTTGCTGCAGTAAATCCTATGGCATCTATGCAGGCTGTAGAGAATGAAGATTTAGAGAAAATTGCGGACGAGATTTCGGCAATGTTGGAAAACGTCATTGAAAAGCTATAGAACACTAAAAATAAATACAAACATAAATCAAAAACAAAATGAGCAAATTAAAATTAGTAATAGGAGTAGTTGCAATAGCATTTGTAACCCTAACAGCAGCGTCTTGTAAAGATGCCAAAACAGAGAAAAATAATTCTACTGACCATCATTCAGAAATGAATGCTAATGGTGACCATTCAAAAATGAATCACGACAATAGTGATGGTCACCACGATGGAGAGAAAAAGGAAATGGCAATGAGTGGAGATGGCAATCCACAAGCAGTCTTAAATGACTACTTCAACTTAAAAGATGCCTTGGTAGGAGATGATAATGCCAAAGCCAAAGAGCTGGGAGCAATCCTTGCAACATCCTTAGGCAAGCTTGATATTTCAAAATATACGGGTGCCCAGCAATCAGATTTAAGGGACATTGTTGAGGATGCGGTAGAACACGCAGAGCATATATCAGAAAGTGATATCGCACACCAGCGAGAGCATTTCAAAATATTGAGTAAGGATATGACCGATATGGTGGCAATCACAGGAACTGAGAACACACTATATCAACAATTCTGTCCAATGTACGATGGGGGTAGCGCTTGGTTGAGTATGAGTGAGGATATCAAAAATCCATACTACGGAAGCAAAATGTTAACCTGCGGAAAAGTTCAAAAAGAAATCAATTAAATGAAGGCTGTAAAAATCATAGCAATAGTATTGTTGGTTGCCTTTGTGGTCATACAGTTTATTCCTGTAGACCGCAATCAAAGCGACAGTGTCCCAAAAACCGACTTTATGTTGGTGAATGATGTCCCAAGTGATATCAAGGACAAGTTGCGGGTCTCTTGTTATGATTGCCATAGTAACAATACACAATACCCTTGGTACAACAAGGTGCAACCTGTGGCTTGGTTTCTTGAAGGACATATAAAAGAAGGAAAATCAGAGCTAAATTTTAACGAGTGGGATGCTCTATCAAACCGTAGAAAAGCCAGTAAGCTAAGGTCCATCATTAAACAAATTGAAAGTGGTGAGATGCCTTTAGCTTCTTACACCTTAATTCACAAGGATGCCATTTTTTCAGAAGAAGAAACTAAGCAGGTTGTTAAGTATATGGAAAATTTAAAAGATAGTTTATAAATAAAAAAAACAGATAAGATGAAAAATTTAAAAATGAATATAGCAGTGATGCTATTGTTAGCAGTTTCTTTTACCAACGCACAGGAAAAAGAAAAAATGGGTCACAAACATCATCACGATAAAATGATGAATATGAAGAGTGATTTAAAGTCCGAAGCGATT encodes:
- a CDS encoding APC family permease: MAEYKKNSLSLTGAVSLGTGVMIGAGIFALLGQVAELSGQWFPYAFLIGAIISGFSAYTYVKMSNAYPSAGGIAMYLKKIYGKSALTASGALLMALSMIINESLVARTFGSYTLQLFDVGENSVWVPILGVILLVIAFLINISGNNIIGKSSLVMAILKIGGIAIFAIGGLWAAGFSFSEIVPSENLTEYPLTNYLGALALSILAYKGFTTITNSGGEIINPNKNVGRAIIISLLICTVVYMLVAFAVSSNLSIDEIIKAKDYSLAEASRPAFGKYGLWFTVGIAIVSTISGVIASIFAVSRMTAMLTEKELIPHKHFGMPGRLQKHMLVYTVVLALALTILFDLTRIASLGAIFYLIMDIGIHWGVLRNLRQDVDAKPAILITAIFLDVVVLGAFLWIKASSDILVVVVAAILMVLIYFGEKLFLKTNTT
- a CDS encoding DUF302 domain-containing protein produces the protein MSYYFNKTINGTFEGIIDKVTQKLKEEGFGILTEIDVSETLKNKLDVNFKKYKILGACNPPYAHKALQAEDKIGTMLPCNVIVQEIEAGVFEVAAVNPMASMQAVENEDLEKIADEISAMLENVIEKL
- a CDS encoding DUF3347 domain-containing protein, coding for MSKLKLVIGVVAIAFVTLTAASCKDAKTEKNNSTDHHSEMNANGDHSKMNHDNSDGHHDGEKKEMAMSGDGNPQAVLNDYFNLKDALVGDDNAKAKELGAILATSLGKLDISKYTGAQQSDLRDIVEDAVEHAEHISESDIAHQREHFKILSKDMTDMVAITGTENTLYQQFCPMYDGGSAWLSMSEDIKNPYYGSKMLTCGKVQKEIN
- a CDS encoding heme-binding domain-containing protein, with protein sequence MKAVKIIAIVLLVAFVVIQFIPVDRNQSDSVPKTDFMLVNDVPSDIKDKLRVSCYDCHSNNTQYPWYNKVQPVAWFLEGHIKEGKSELNFNEWDALSNRRKASKLRSIIKQIESGEMPLASYTLIHKDAIFSEEETKQVVKYMENLKDSL